A stretch of Spirosoma oryzicola DNA encodes these proteins:
- a CDS encoding SusC/RagA family TonB-linked outer membrane protein, whose product MKKLLLVMLLVMIRCLPTLAQARATVTGTVRDSQNNPLPGATIQVKGTTTGTTAGADGTFRLNLPAARAATLVVSAIGFVSKEVAVGNATELNINLADDSKTLGEVVVTGFGIKQETRKLSYAAQEVKGVDLERANSANLVNALQGKVAGVQIDQGAGGPMSSSRIRIRGNASLSPNTQPLFVIDGVLIRPATTGADSWGAAQDFGNIMKNFNSDNVETMTVLKGSAASSLYGSEALNGVVVITTKHGREQKGLGVTYNHTSSFETAYRFLDVQNEYGAGISPTFAKSANGTDLVDTQNWPYSFGPKLDGHMVQDIDGRMIPWKANNPLNFFQTGKFINHNVAVEGGNDRSSFRASFSNLYNNTIMPAGAEMKRNNFNVRATQKLGKLVSLDVSADYTDNNNLNPIRQGGNFNPVFRFVYNRPRSLDIDYWTNNYASPLGGRKQGAADPYNITTFMWETFQYKTTRREKIFRGNVDVNFNFTPWLTGLVRANVQNENYATENKNLGAGVGFAGGEYSQYSQNNSQSRIQALLSFNKDLSPLFHLNLTAGGETNRINGGREYRLRTDGGLRIPGQFALPNSINPIVADISGDRLASSKRTDAIYAYGDLSYKDALFLNFTNRIDYSSALTYASGAGQYSYYYPSVGLAWDFTQSIKNLPKELSFGKLRASYGFTGGDTDAWRTNQTGFYSAGSIFTSVNGQLQQYGFRDNILPNYNLRNRLAREWEVGADLRFFNNRLGIDFAVYNKLTTNEIFQLPVATEAGIGARLANGGKILNRGVEILLTGTPIKTDKFQWNTSFNFSRNRNKILELIEGVDTYQLSLAFGADIQSIARVGGDYGTINTSYAYARDDQGRKLIGAASGTTGGYLTYLRSGAAGQGSKDVGTMLEKFLLSNVNNFRYGRFAATLQVDSKIGGVMASATHAYGSANGSFKNSLSGRNAESGGIAFTDAQGVQRNDGIIPDGILNKGVTATVDGKQVDLGGMSYKEAVDKGYLTPVPAYAYYDNLSNWGSGIREYSVFENSWVALREASVSYEVPATLLNKVKIQSLRVSVVGRNLGYLYRTAKDGINPQSLKSNNAGEFAEYGGLPFSRNIGVTVNVGL is encoded by the coding sequence ATGAAAAAATTACTACTAGTAATGTTGCTGGTCATGATTCGGTGTTTGCCGACTCTGGCGCAGGCTAGGGCTACCGTCACGGGAACTGTGCGCGATAGTCAAAACAATCCGCTTCCGGGTGCCACTATTCAAGTGAAGGGCACGACGACGGGAACAACAGCAGGAGCTGACGGAACCTTCCGGCTTAATTTGCCAGCTGCCCGTGCGGCAACGCTGGTTGTGTCGGCCATTGGATTTGTTAGCAAAGAAGTTGCTGTTGGTAATGCCACCGAACTGAACATCAACCTAGCCGACGATTCTAAAACGCTTGGTGAGGTAGTTGTAACCGGATTTGGTATCAAGCAGGAAACGCGTAAGCTTTCCTATGCCGCGCAGGAAGTAAAAGGGGTGGATCTGGAACGCGCTAACAGCGCCAACCTGGTGAACGCTTTACAAGGTAAAGTAGCCGGGGTTCAGATCGATCAGGGCGCGGGCGGACCAATGTCGTCTTCGCGGATTCGTATCCGGGGTAACGCGTCGCTGAGCCCTAACACGCAGCCACTCTTCGTTATCGATGGCGTACTGATTCGTCCGGCCACTACGGGTGCTGACTCTTGGGGTGCTGCTCAGGATTTCGGTAACATCATGAAAAACTTCAACTCCGACAACGTTGAAACGATGACGGTGTTGAAAGGCTCTGCTGCCAGCTCGTTGTACGGTTCAGAAGCGTTGAATGGTGTCGTTGTTATCACGACGAAACATGGTCGTGAGCAGAAAGGTCTGGGCGTTACCTACAACCACACGTCTTCGTTCGAAACAGCGTACCGGTTTTTGGATGTACAAAATGAATACGGTGCTGGTATCTCGCCAACGTTTGCCAAATCAGCGAATGGTACGGACTTAGTTGATACCCAGAACTGGCCTTACTCATTCGGTCCTAAACTGGATGGACACATGGTGCAGGACATCGATGGTCGCATGATTCCCTGGAAAGCCAACAATCCGTTGAACTTCTTCCAGACGGGTAAATTCATCAACCATAACGTAGCGGTAGAAGGCGGTAACGACCGGTCGTCGTTCCGGGCGTCGTTCTCGAATCTTTACAACAACACGATCATGCCAGCTGGTGCTGAAATGAAGCGGAACAACTTCAACGTTCGGGCTACGCAGAAATTAGGTAAGCTGGTTAGCCTCGACGTTTCGGCTGACTACACCGACAACAACAACCTGAACCCAATTCGTCAGGGTGGTAACTTCAACCCGGTTTTCCGTTTCGTGTATAACCGGCCACGGAGTCTGGATATCGACTACTGGACTAACAACTACGCATCACCGCTGGGTGGCCGGAAGCAGGGGGCCGCTGATCCCTACAACATCACAACGTTCATGTGGGAGACGTTTCAGTATAAAACGACACGTCGGGAGAAAATTTTCCGGGGTAATGTTGACGTAAACTTCAACTTTACGCCTTGGTTGACCGGTCTGGTACGGGCTAACGTTCAGAACGAAAACTACGCGACAGAAAACAAAAACCTGGGTGCTGGTGTAGGTTTTGCGGGTGGTGAATACTCTCAATACTCACAGAACAACAGCCAGTCACGTATCCAAGCCTTGTTGTCGTTCAACAAGGATCTGAGCCCGCTCTTCCATTTGAACCTGACGGCTGGTGGCGAAACCAACCGGATCAACGGTGGTCGTGAGTATCGTCTGCGCACGGATGGTGGCTTACGGATTCCAGGTCAGTTTGCCCTGCCTAATTCGATCAACCCAATTGTTGCTGATATCAGCGGTGATCGTCTGGCTTCATCGAAACGGACGGATGCTATTTACGCCTATGGTGATCTGAGCTATAAAGACGCTCTGTTCCTCAACTTTACTAACCGGATCGACTATTCATCGGCGCTGACCTATGCGAGTGGGGCAGGTCAGTACTCATACTACTATCCATCAGTTGGTTTAGCGTGGGACTTCACGCAGTCGATCAAAAACCTGCCGAAAGAACTATCGTTCGGTAAACTACGGGCGAGTTATGGCTTCACGGGTGGTGACACGGATGCTTGGCGGACAAACCAGACGGGTTTCTACTCGGCAGGAAGTATCTTTACGTCGGTTAACGGTCAGCTTCAGCAGTACGGTTTCCGGGATAATATCCTTCCGAACTATAACCTGCGTAACCGCCTGGCGCGCGAGTGGGAAGTAGGGGCTGATCTACGCTTCTTCAACAACCGGTTGGGCATCGATTTCGCTGTGTACAATAAATTGACAACGAACGAGATCTTCCAATTACCCGTAGCGACGGAAGCCGGTATCGGAGCACGGCTTGCCAACGGTGGTAAAATCCTGAACCGTGGGGTTGAAATCTTGCTGACGGGTACGCCAATTAAAACTGACAAATTCCAGTGGAACACGTCCTTCAACTTTAGCCGGAACCGCAACAAGATTCTGGAACTGATCGAAGGCGTTGATACGTACCAATTAAGTCTTGCCTTCGGTGCCGACATTCAGTCGATTGCCCGCGTAGGTGGTGATTACGGAACGATCAACACATCGTATGCCTATGCGCGTGACGATCAGGGTCGGAAACTTATCGGTGCTGCCAGTGGTACAACCGGTGGTTATCTGACGTACCTGCGCAGTGGTGCAGCGGGTCAAGGTTCTAAAGACGTTGGTACCATGCTGGAGAAATTCCTGTTGAGCAATGTCAACAACTTCCGGTACGGCCGGTTTGCAGCTACGTTACAGGTTGATTCTAAAATCGGTGGTGTGATGGCGTCGGCTACGCACGCGTATGGATCGGCAAACGGTAGTTTCAAAAACAGCCTTTCTGGCCGTAATGCGGAGTCGGGTGGTATTGCCTTCACGGATGCGCAGGGCGTACAACGCAACGACGGTATCATTCCTGACGGAATCCTGAATAAAGGAGTAACGGCTACGGTAGATGGCAAGCAGGTTGACTTGGGTGGTATGTCGTACAAAGAAGCGGTAGACAAAGGGTACCTAACTCCTGTTCCGGCTTATGCGTACTACGACAACCTGTCGAACTGGGGATCAGGTATCCGCGAGTATTCGGTATTCGAAAACTCATGGGTAGCTCTCCGCGAAGCATCAGTTAGCTACGAAGTACCGGCTACGCTGTTGAATAAAGTTAAAATTCAATCACTCCGAGTGAGCGTTGTAGGCCGTAACCTGGGTTACTTGTATCGGACTGCCAAGGACGGCATCAACCCACAATCACTGAAAAGCAACAACGCAGGTGAATTTGCGGAGTACGGCGGTCTGCCTTTCAGCCGCAATATCGGGGTGACGGTCAACGTTGGACTTTAA
- a CDS encoding SusD/RagB family nutrient-binding outer membrane lipoprotein — protein MMISYKKYFSGLLMAGTLVFSGCQKEAFVETNINPEGLTSVPPANQFLNATISLHGQDFEAYYDLYQRIMPWMQYSTGVNGNGQNFTQVYDNFSQRYGRLYNGVGNTLVDVEKLVGNLAAEEQPRYVHMIRIARILKAYYTFYVSDIYGSIPYTEAFQARYGGTLTPKYDPQQTIFATLDSELKEAITVLKTPQTASQVALGSNDQYYAGNTQQWVKAANALRLKIAMRLAKRDQATMKAIATEVLSSPATDLMSSNTDGWVFVTPASFTGGSDANWNPANLRAGKPLVDFMWDTQDPRLDAYFTPNSYSQANIDLLISGGQLPAGTKESRRYLGGFTSPDAARTAQNVQRYYSPRYLTLNGNRTAIDTLSYIQPRLFQAGYADAAGTAGTGRNYFPVITYADFCYMRAELAAQAVTSESAKTWYETGVTASLDWYDAVAQGAQLTNYTPMTATEKAAYLSNAKVAFNAAKAMDLIASQEYIHFLRQPSEGWATWKRTGIPNPSSTLPLPALISNGATLTVPRRAPLGIPNVNDPNYANRKAALDEMAKESGFGTDPQDATGRVWWDRP, from the coding sequence ATGATGATTTCTTATAAAAAATATTTTTCCGGACTACTGATGGCAGGAACGCTGGTGTTCAGCGGTTGCCAGAAGGAAGCCTTTGTGGAAACGAACATTAACCCGGAAGGGTTAACGAGTGTTCCGCCTGCCAACCAGTTTCTGAACGCAACAATCTCACTGCATGGTCAGGATTTTGAAGCGTATTACGATCTGTACCAGCGTATCATGCCGTGGATGCAATATTCGACGGGTGTAAACGGGAACGGGCAGAACTTTACGCAGGTATACGACAACTTCTCGCAGCGCTACGGCCGGTTATACAACGGGGTTGGTAACACGCTGGTTGATGTAGAAAAGCTGGTTGGTAACCTGGCCGCTGAAGAGCAGCCTCGCTACGTACACATGATACGGATTGCCCGGATTCTGAAGGCGTATTACACCTTCTACGTGAGTGATATTTACGGCAGCATTCCATATACCGAAGCTTTCCAGGCTCGTTATGGTGGTACGCTGACGCCGAAGTATGACCCGCAGCAAACCATCTTTGCTACGCTTGACAGTGAACTGAAAGAAGCAATTACAGTCCTGAAAACACCTCAAACGGCGTCACAGGTTGCCCTTGGTTCGAACGATCAGTATTACGCAGGCAATACGCAGCAGTGGGTTAAAGCCGCAAATGCGTTGCGGTTAAAAATCGCGATGCGGTTGGCTAAACGGGATCAGGCTACGATGAAAGCAATTGCTACCGAAGTATTGAGTTCGCCAGCGACTGATCTGATGAGTAGCAATACGGATGGCTGGGTGTTTGTTACGCCTGCCAGCTTCACGGGCGGCAGTGATGCCAACTGGAACCCCGCTAACTTACGGGCCGGAAAACCACTGGTCGATTTCATGTGGGATACGCAGGACCCCCGGTTAGATGCGTACTTTACGCCTAACAGTTATTCGCAGGCTAACATTGATCTGCTGATTTCGGGTGGTCAATTACCCGCTGGCACGAAAGAGTCGCGTCGTTATCTGGGTGGATTTACAAGCCCGGATGCCGCTCGGACTGCCCAGAACGTTCAGCGCTATTATAGCCCTCGTTACCTGACCCTGAATGGTAACCGTACCGCAATCGATACATTGTCGTACATTCAGCCTCGTTTGTTTCAGGCAGGTTACGCTGATGCTGCCGGTACCGCTGGAACGGGCCGTAACTACTTCCCGGTGATTACCTACGCTGATTTCTGCTACATGCGGGCCGAGCTAGCTGCACAGGCTGTTACGAGCGAAAGCGCGAAAACCTGGTACGAAACGGGCGTAACGGCTTCGTTGGATTGGTACGATGCAGTTGCTCAGGGAGCCCAGTTGACGAATTATACGCCAATGACAGCTACCGAGAAAGCGGCTTACCTGTCGAACGCGAAAGTCGCTTTCAACGCAGCAAAAGCAATGGATCTGATTGCCAGCCAGGAATACATTCACTTCCTGCGTCAGCCGTCGGAAGGTTGGGCCACCTGGAAACGGACGGGTATTCCTAACCCATCTTCGACGTTGCCGCTACCAGCGCTGATCTCAAACGGAGCCACGCTGACCGTACCACGTCGTGCACCGCTGGGTATTCCGAACGTCAACGATCCGAACTACGCAAACCGCAAAGCCGCTCTGGACGAAATGGCTAAAGAAAGCGGTTTTGGTACTGATCCGCAGGATGCTACCGGTCGTGTGTGGTGGGATCGTCCGTAG